From Anopheles darlingi chromosome 2, idAnoDarlMG_H_01, whole genome shotgun sequence, the proteins below share one genomic window:
- the LOC125960147 gene encoding fibroleukin-like, with protein sequence MKLHVGLIVVCAALYVGASDPKPSESKEQILSFEDRMLGFTLELLLAKLEAMEQKLQEMQNDLNQQRSSQEENRTKIFSALQKLDQDVALVLQDRSCHNLSQRTVTVLSKQNQCADNSAPQIKTPTPKPRQSPFSSCKDVPTDVSGIYTIRLNYDSEPFKVYCDQKSFGGGWNVIQHRYDGSLDFYRGWDEFRDGFGDLDREFWLGLEKVHQMTKSHKHELIVELKSFDGVYKYARYDDFEIGNERKKYALQHIGSYSGTAGDAMKGLKGMKFTTKDRDYDRYGSGQCAHYHEGAWWHKDCTFTNLNGRHVNTVERKTMFWYPFTNKEQGLSFSRMMIRGLE encoded by the coding sequence ATGAAGCTGCACGTAGGATTAATCGTGGTTTGTGCCGCTCTCTACGTCGGCGCAAGTGACCCTAAACCTAGTGAGAGCAAGGAACAAATCCTTTCGTTTGAAGATAGGATGCTCGGATTCACACTAGAGCTGCTTCTGGCAAAATTAGAGGCCATGGAACAGAAATTACAAGAGATGCAAAACGATTTGAACCAACAACGATCTAGCCAGGaagaaaatcgaacgaaaataTTTAGCGCCCTCCAGAAACTCGATCAAGACGTCGCGCTAGTGCTACAAGATCGCTCTTGCCATAATCTCTCGCAACGGACAGTGACTGTTTTGTCGAAGCAGAACCAATGCGCTGACAATTCGGCACCACAAATTAAAACACCAACCCCGAAGCCTCGACAATCTCCCTTTTCCTCATGCAAGGATGTACCAACGGACGTGTCGGGGATTTATACGATCCGTCTAAATTATGATAGTGAACCATTCAAAGTGTATTGCGACCAGAaatcgttcggtggtggatggaaCGTGATCCAGCATCGTTACGATGGTTCATTGGACTTTTACCGTGGCTGGGATGAGTTCCGCGATGGATTCGGTGATTTAGATAGAGAGTTTTGGTTAGGTTTGGAGAAAGTGCACCAAATGACGAAGAGTCATAAACATGAATTGATAGTCGAATTGAAAAGCTTTGATGGAGTGTACAAGTACGCCCGGTATGATGACTTCGAAATAggtaatgaaagaaaaaaatatgccCTGCAGCACATTGGATCGTACAGTGGAACTGCAGGTGATGCAATGAAAGGTCTCAAGGGGATGAAGTTCACCACAAAAGATCGGGATTATGATAGGTACGGTTCAGGCCAATGTGCTCACTACCATGAAGGGGCCTGGTGGCACAAGGATTGTACCTTTACGAATTTAAACGGACGACACGTGAATACTGTAGAACGTAAAACCATGTTTTGGTATCCATTTACAAACAAAGAGCAAGGATTGAGTTTCTCTAGGATGATGATTCGGGGGCTTGAATAG